A single window of Anopheles moucheti chromosome 2, idAnoMoucSN_F20_07, whole genome shotgun sequence DNA harbors:
- the LOC128310273 gene encoding tyramine receptor 1, with the protein MGALLQNFSNSTAHAVDKYGPVTPSTRELGMVIAKDGPPIPAVSLAGLTTTLGLDGTAEVMVSLGGNGSGQSGQDLGDMVDGCPKPDDMLYPSIFGIDLAVPQWEAIGTALILTLIIIITIVGNILVILSVFTYKPLRIVQNFFIVSLAVADLTVAILVLPLNVAYSILGRWEFGIHVCKMWLTSDVLCCTASILNLCAIALDRYWAITDPINYAQKRTLERVLALIAGVWVLSLVISSPPLIGWNDWPEEFSSEFPCQLTSNQGYVIYSSLGSFFIPLVIMTIVYIEIYIATRRRLRERAQASKINTLATRSIGMVAGNGEKELTTTHQHQQQLHHQHHPDAQHHGQENTVQHDQDSISSETNNHNELTDTGSGGALAGKKPDAKKKGLSAYFGRALVGGGANRKKHHRKPDGGRTEDCQQHRLAAALHQREEDSVTDNPDNSGSGESGKAPLDASHPAIVSTSGNCDIPPVEPTETARNGAGHREVGFHESTTELVASGTAGNAAPATTRIGGRLKQSFRKPGGINQFIEEKQKISLSKERRAARTLGIIMGVFVVCWLPFFLMYVILPFCPSCCPTNKLINFITWLGYINSALNPIIYTIFNLDYRRAFKRLLGIKQ; encoded by the coding sequence ATGGGTGCACTTCTACAAAACTTTAGCAATAGCACTGCTCATGCAGTCGATAAGTACGGCCCCGTCACACCGTCAACACGCGAACTCGGCATGGTAATTGCGAAGGACGGACCACCGATCCCGGCAGTATCCCTGGCTGGCCTAACCACAACGCTGGGGCTGGACGGGACGGCCGAAGTAATGGTCAGCCTCGGTGGGAACGGGTCCGGCCAATCCGGGCAAGACCTCGGCGACATGGTCGACGGTTGTCCCAAGCCGGACGACATGCTCTACCCCAGCATCTTTGGCATCGATCTGGCCGTACCACAGTGGGAAGCCATCGGTACGGCACTCATCCTCacgctcatcatcatcatcaccatcgtcggTAACATACTCGTGATACTGAGCGTGTTCACGTACAAACCGCTCCGAATCGTGCAGAACTTTTTCATCGTGTCGCTGGCCGTGGCCGATCTGACTGTCGCCATCCTGGTGTTGCCGCTCAACGTCGCCTACTCGATCCTGGGCCGCTGGGAGTTCGGTATTCATGTGTGCAAGATGTGGCTCACCTCGGACGTGCTGTGCTGTACGGCCTCGATCCTGAACCTTTGCGCTATTGCACTGGACCGATATTGGGCCATTACCGATCCAATCAACTACGCCCAGAAGCGGACACTCGAGCGGGTTCTGGCGCTGATTGCGGGCGTGTGGGTGCTATCGTTGGTGATCAGCTCGCCGCCATTGATCGGCTGGAACGACTGGCCCGAGGAGTTCTCGAGCGAGTTCCCGTGTCAATTAACGAGCAATCAGGGCTACGTCATCTACTCGTCGCTCGGTTCGTTCTTCATCCCACTCGTCATCATGACGATCGTCTACATCGAAATCTACATCGCTACCCGGCGACGGTTACGCGAGCGTGCACAAGCCTCCAAGATTAACACGCTCGCAACGCGCAGCATCGGCATGGTGGCCGGTAATGGTGAGAAGGAACTCACCACCACCcatcaacaccagcaacagctccaccaccagcaccatccGGATGCGCAACACCACGGGCAGGAGAATACGGTCCAGCACGACCAAGATTCGATCAGCAGTGAAACGAACAACCACAACGAACTCACCGACACCGGCAGCGGTGGTGCGCTGGCGGGGAAAAAGCCGGACGCCAAAAAGAAGGGCCTCAGCGCGTACTTCGGCCGGGCGCTGGTCGGTGGCGGTGCCAACCGGAAGAAGCACCACCGGAAACCGGACGGTGGTCGGACGGAGGACTGCCAACAGCACCGACTGGCGGCAGCGCTGCATCAGCGCGAGGAAGACTCGGTGACGGACAATCCGGACAACTCCGGTTCGGGCGAAAGTGGCAAAGCGCCGCTGGACGCATCGCACCCGGCCATTGTGTCCACATCCGGCAACTGTGATATTCCGCCGGTCGAACCGACGGAAACTGCCCGCAACGGGGCCGGCCACCGGGAGGTCGGTTTCCACGAGTCAACGACCGAGCTGGTGGCGAGTGGGACGGCGGGCAATGCGGCACCGGCCACCACCCGCATCGGGGGCCGGCTGAAACAATCGTTCCGCAAGCCGGGCGGCATTAATCAGTTTATCGAGGAGAAGCAGAAGATTTCACTGTCGAAGGAACGGCGGGCCGCACGTACGCTCGGCATCATCATGGGCGTGTTCGTCGTGTGCTGGTTGCCGTTCTTCCTCATGTACGTCATCCTGCCGTTCTGTCCCAGCTGCTGCCCGACGAAtaagttaattaatttcatcacCTGGCTCGGCTATATCAACTCCGCGCTCAACCCGATTATTTATACCATATTCAATCTAGACTATCGGCGCGCATTCAAGCGACTGCTCGGCATTAAACAGTGA